Sequence from the Saccharopolyspora pogona genome:
CGCCACCAACTTCTTCCCCAGCAACGACCCGACGGCCGGTCTGCTCAAGACCTTCGCCGCGTTCGCAGTCGCCTTCGCGCTGCGTCCCATCGGCGGGGCGTACTTCGGCGCGCTGGGCGACCGCATCGGCCGCAAACGCACCCTGGCCATCACCATCCTGCTCATGGCCGGATCCACGGTCGCCCTCGGCATCCTGCCAACCCACGCCACGATCGGCATCGTCGCGCCGATCCTGCTCGTGCTGATCCGTTGCGTGCAGGGATTCTCCACCGGTGGCGAGTACGCCGGCGCCTGCGCGTTCGTACTGGAGCACAGCCGCACGGACAAGCGCGCCTGGTATTCGAGCTTCCTCCCGGTGAGCACCTTCACCGCGTTCGGCGCAGCGGGCATCGTGTCCTTCACGTGCAGCGGCGCGCTCGGCGCCGCATCGATGACCGAGTGGGGCTGGCGACTCCCGTTCCTCATCGCGGCACCACTCGGCGTGTGCGGCTTCTACATCCGTCAGAAGCTCGACGAGACACCGGATTTCCAGCAGGTATCGGACAACGAGGCGGTCTCCTCGGCACCGGTGCGGGAAGCCTTGCGATCGCACGGACGATCCATGGCCAAACTCGGGCTGTTCATCTGCACCACCGCGCTGTCGTTCTACATGTTCACTACCTACATGACGACCTATCTCAAGGTCACCGCGGGCCACAACGCATCGACCACGCTCCTGTCCAATGTGCTCGCCCTGCTGTTCGCGGCTGCGCTGTGCCCGGTCGTCGGCCGCATCTCGGACCGGGTCGGCAGGCGCATGACCATGTTCACCGCCGCCGGCCTCCTGGTCGTCGGCGGACTTCCCGCGTTCCTGCTGGCCGGGAGCAGCGGGCTGGCCATGGCGGTCATCGGCCAACTGCTGCTGGCACTCGGTGCCGTGTCCTGCAACGTCGTGACCGCGGTGATGCTCGTCGAGCTGTTCCCCACGCGGGTTCGTTACACGGCCTCCGCGCTCACCTACAACCTCGCCTACGCGGTGTTCGGCGGAACGGCACCGTTCATCGCGACGTTCCTGATCGGGGCGACCGGTAACCCGCTGGCGCCCGCTTACTACCTCGTGATCGCTTCGGTTGTCGCGCTCGTCGCGGCGTGGCGTATTCCCGAAACCTCTCGCCGCTCTCTCTCCGACCCCAACCCGGCTTTCCACCCTGGAGCGATGTCCTCTTGAGTTTCCTCCCCACGACTAAAGCCGGGGGAATCCCTTCCGCCTCGCGGCGGAAGCTTCCTGCTTCGTCGCCGGTTGCCTCCCCGGTTAAGGCGAGGGACGCGGGAAGCGCCCAGAGGTCTTACACCCGCTCCACAGGCCACGTCCCACACCCCGCGGGAACACCCTGTAAAGGCTTGATCAGTGTAAATCACGAAAGCAGCGATCAACTCTCCCAGCCTACCGGCAGGGGCACTGTCTTTCCTCAGGACTCGAAGTCCAGGAGGCAAGAGTGCTCACCCCCGGCCGGCTACCACCAGGAGTTTGCCGGATGGCTCACTCCCAGAACTGATTAGGAGGTGGGGTGGCTCCTCCCCACGGCTAAAGCCGGGGGTCTCCGCCACCTACACAAAATGAGCCCCAAGATCACCGTTTTCCCCGCCAGGCGCGTGCTGACCATGGACCCGGGACGTCCGAGTGCGTCCGCCGTCGCCGTCATGGACGGCCGAGTGCTGTCCACTGGCAGTGTCGAATCGATGAAGCCGTGGCTCGACCGGCACGATTACGAGGTGGACGACACCTTGCGCGACAAGGTCATCATGCCGGGCTTCATCGACCCGCACACCCACTTCGCGCTCTCCTCCGGCTACCTCGGCGTGCCCTACGTCGGCCCGATCGACTCGCCGGGTCCGTGCGGTACCAACCCGGGGCACCCCACGCGCGAGAGCGTCGTGGCGGAGCTGCGCGCCCTCGACGACAAGATGCCACCCGGCAAGACCTTGGTCGCCTGGGGATTCGACCCGGCCATCCAAGGTGGACACCTGCATCGCGACGAACTGGACGCGGTGGTGGGTCATCGGCCGGTGTTCATCATCTCCTATGCACCGCATTTCCTGTACGCCAACAGCGCCGCGCTGAAGACGACGCACGTCGGCGAGGACAGTACCGTGCACGGCGTCGGACGGTACGACGATGGCCGGCTCAACGGCCAATTCATCGAGCTCGCCGCGCACAAGGCCGCCGTAGGCCGCTCGGCCGCCGATCTCGTGGAGGACACCGGAGAACAAGGCCTGCGCGACATGGCCAGACTGGCCGTGCACTCGGGCGTCACCACCACTGCGGAACTGCTGTTCGGCCTGACCGACCCCGAGCACGAGTGGCGCATTCACGACGCCGCGTTCAACGATCCCACCACACCCGTGCGGATGGCGCTGGTCTCCTACGAGATGACCCTTCACGACCAGCACGGCGCCAAGGCCACCCACCACTTGGCCGAGCTGCACGGGCGCAACAGCGAAACGCTCTTCTTCCACGGAGTCAAGTTCCTCGCCGACGGCTCGTTCCCCGCCATGTCCCTGCGCGTGCGCTTCCCCGGCTATCTCGATCTCAGCAACGGCGTGCGCAACGACGTGCCATGGGAGCAGCTGCACGAACGCATGCTTCCCTTCTGGGAAGCGGGCATTCCGATCCACTGCCACGCCAACGGGGACGAGAGCATCGACGCCGCACTCGACGCGCTGGCGGCACTGCAGAACACCCGTACTCGCTTCGATCACCGCTTCACCCTCGAGCATTACTGCATCAGCACGCCCGACCAGGCCCGGCGGATGAAGGCACTGGGCGCGCAAGCCAGCGTCAACTGCTACTTCGTCCACTACCGCAGCCACGTGCACAGTCACGAGGGCTACGGCCCGGACAGGTCAGAGGCTGTGGGACGGCTCGGGTCGCTGGAGCGCGAGGGCGTGACGTTCGCCCTCCACTCGGACTTCTCCCTCGTCGCGGTGCCAATGCACCCCCTCACCGCGGCCTGGGTGGCGGTCAACCGCTTCGGGGCCGATGGCAGAACCGTGCTCGCCCCGGGTGAGCGCATCGGCGTTGACCGCGCGATGCGCGCCATCACGGTGGATGCCGCGCACATGCTCGGAATGGAGCGCACCGCGGGCAGCCTGGAGCCGGGCAAATTCGCCGACTTCGCCATCCTCGACGAGGATCCCTACCAGGTAAGCCCGACCGAACTGCGGGACATCCCCATCTGGGGCACCGCCCGCTCGGGCGTGCTCCACCAGGCCTAACCTCGGCCATCCCCGGATCAAGCCGCGTCAGCCGGCAAATCGAGGATGAGAGCCGCCGCTCTTCAAGTGGTGCCCTGGCGGACTGGAGAGCGGCGGCACCTAACGTGCACCTCACCGCACGGCGATTCCCGCATGTTGACTCCCTCCCCACGCCTAAAGGCGGGGGAATCCAACCTTCACAGGTTGGGTTTCCTGCTTCATAGCCGACTGCGCGCGAGCAAGCTCGCCCCGGCTTACACCAGCTCCACAGGCATCGCCGGATTTCCACCCGGCTACCGCTCGACCAGCGGCAAGGATGTTCTTCGCGGCGTTGTGGTCCCGGTCGTGCCGAGTGCCGCAGTCGGGGCACGTCCAGTGCCGCACCGACAGTTTCAGGTTCTTCAGCAGGTGCCCGCAGTTCGAGCAGGTCTTTGAGCTCGGGTACCAGCGGTCAACCACAACGACGATCTTTCCCGCTCGCTCGGCTTTGTATTCGAGCTGGCGCCGGAACTCGCTCCACCCGCAATCGGAGATCGCCTTGGCCAGTTTTCGGTTGCGGACCAGGTTCTTCACCGCGAGGTCTTCGACCGCGACCAGGTCATTGTTACGAACCAGGTCCGTTGAGGTGCGGTGCAGGAAGTCCTGCCGCGCGTGCCGCACCTTGCGGTGCGCCCGGGCAACCTTGGCTTCAGCCTTGCGGCGGTTCGCTGAACCGCGCTGCATGCGGGCCATCTGACGTTGATAGCGGGCAAGGTTGCGGGCCTTACGGTCCAAGTGGCCGGCGTTGGGGATCTTCTCCCCGGTGGACAGCACAGCGAAGTCCTTCACACCCAGGTCAACGCCGACCGTGCGGCCGGTGACCGGGGCGTGTTCGGGCTCGTCGGTGTCCACGGCGAAGGTCACGTACCAGCGGCCGTCAGCCTCGCCGGAAACGATCACCATAATCGGATTCAGAGACTGAAGAACCTCTGCACCCCAGGACCACACATACTCAAGCGGCGCGTTGTGCTTGGCCAGCTTCAGCTTTCCATCGCGCAGGCTAAACGCGCTGCGCGTGTAATGCGCCGACCGACGTCCATTACGCGACTTGAAGCGCGGGTAGCGAGCACGTCCAGCGAAGAAGTTCGCGTAGGCGGTGTGCTGGTGCCGCAACGTCTGCTGCAACGGCACCGACGACACCTCGGACAGAAACGCCAGCTCTTCGGTCTTCTTCCACGCGGTCAGCGCGGCGTCGGTCTCCTTGTAGGAGGTCTTTGTGCCGGTTGCGTGGTAGGAGCGGTGGCGTTCGACGAGGGTCTTGTTCCACACGAGGCGAACGCACCCGAACGTCCGGCCCAGCTGGGCCGCTTGCCCGGGGTCGGGATAGGCCCGAACCCTGTACGCCGTCCTCACACTGATCATTTTACACAGCGGGCCGACACCAGTAATCATCTGGTGGGATGGTTACCGCTGGACGCGTTCATCACGGCTTGACGTGCTTCCTCCCCACGGATAAATCCGGGGGCCTCCGCACTACGTTTCTTCGGTGAGTACTGCATCGGCGACACGCTTGGCCGCACCGAGAGCACCGTGCGTCCCGGCGGTGGGCGAGGTCCAGTCACCGGCGAAGTGCATGGCTCCGATCGGCCGCTACAGATCGTCGGCCACCGCTGCGCGTGCCGGGCGCTCAGAAGGGCGAATCAGTGCTCCCACGTCTGCACGTGGGTTCCGAGGACCCGGCCGCGCTCCGGCAGCTCCGGTGCCTCCACTAGCTGCGCGCCTTCGCCCAGCACCAGGTCGGGGTCTTCGGGCAGCAGCCCGACCAGGTGCTTGCGGTCCTCCCGCGCGGTGTCGGCCCGGGAGAAGAAGCGCTTGCCGATGAAGTCGCCCCGGAAATGTCTGCCAAGGTCCGCCGCACCTACCGCGAACACGGCGAGACCGTGCGCTGGCGCTCCCGGCCCAGGCCGCCCACGGAATCGATGAGGGTGGCGGTGGCATACCGAGGGCTTGCCGTACCCTCGAATGCGGTCTTCGAGAGAGGGGTACAGGCTTGAGTGAGGTCGATTTTCGTCCTTTCGCTCATCTCAGTGCGCCCAATGCTGAACTTTACCGCCGGATCATGGGCTCTTTCGTGCGGGCCAAGCTTCGGTTCATCGTTCACCTTCGGCCCGAGGATGTCCACGAGGTTATCGGTGGGGACCTGCCGTCCATCGTCGATGCGCTTTCCAGGCTGGTGGATTGGGGGAATCTTCGCGCCGATCCGGATACCAGCCGCGTCACCACGGTCGAGGACTTCCACCGCGCTCGGTTCCTCTACCAGCTCACGCATGCTGGCGAGGCTGCCGAGCAGGCGCTCGCCAGTTACGACGAGGCCCTTGGCAGGCGCGGGGCTCTGCAGGCCGTTGCACTCACGGACATCGCAACGCAACTTCGCGCATTGCTGGAATTGGTGCATCAGGATGACCCTGATCCGGCGAAGGTGCATTTGTCGCTGCGGTCGCTCGTCGACCGTTTCACCGATCTCGCCGACAACGCGCAAGCCTTCATGAGTTCGCTGCAGCGCACCATCGATCTGCACGACGCCGACTTGGACGCCTTTCGTGCTTATAAAGACCGGTTGATCGACTATCTGGAGCGTTTCATCAAGGATCTGGTCGCCACCGGCGGAGAGATCGCCGCGCTGGTCGGCGACATCGAGGAGGTCGGCGTCGCGCGGTTGCTGGACGTGGCTGCCGAGCGGGAAGCCGCCGATGCCGCCCCCGGTGTTGGCGAGGATGGGGACGATCCGCGCCAGGTTGAGTTCGAACGCGGGCGGCTGCGGTGGCAAGACCGTTGGCGTGGTTTCCGGGGCTGGTTCGTCAGCGAGCCGCAGCATCCCAGTCAGGCCAAGTTGCTTCGCGCCCGGGCTCGCACGGCCATTCCACAACTGCTGCAGGTGGTGGCGACGCTCAACGAGCGCCGCGCTGGGCGTTCCGACCGGTCCGCCGATTTCCGCAGCCTGGCACGCTGGTTCGCGCAGGCGCCCAGGGAGGAGGATATGCATCGGCTGTGGCGTGCTGCGTTCGGGCTTTCGCCGTCGCGGCACTTGGTTGCGGAAAACGACGAAGCGGACAACCCGGTTCCGGCGAACACTCCATGGGCGCAGGCACCTCCTCTGGAGATCAGTCCGCGATTGCGGAAAACCGGCAGCTATGAACGTCGCGGCAAGCCCAACCGGGTTGTCGACCGCTCGGCGCAGCGCCAGTATCTAGCCGAATTCGCGGCGAAGGAGGCGGCCGAGACCGCGGCGGCCAGGCGCGCTCTCGTGACCGAACACCCGACGCGCCTCACCGATCTCGGCGAGCTGGACCCGGCCGCGTTCCGCTTGTTCCTCCACCTGCTCGGCGATGCCCTGGCCGCGCGCGCACCAGGTCAGCGTACGGTCATGACCACTACCACCGATGGCACCATGACCATCCGGCTCACTTCCCTCGATGACGGCCGGAAAGCCGAGATCCACACACCGCAAGGGGTCTTCCGGGGACCCGATCACCTGGTGGAGATCATCGATCTGACCGTCGAGGAGCATGTGGAGCAAAGCGCATGAGCGCGCTCGGCGATGCCATGTCGGCCTCCCGCTCCGACGAGATACGCCGTGCCGCCCGGGCCCTGCTGCGGCGTCCCTTGCTTCGTGCCACGGACCCCGCGTTCGTCCTCATCCGCCGGTACGCACCCGAGCTGCGGGAATGGTTCGACCGCAACACCGGCTGGCGGCTGCACATCGACAGCGAAGTCGCCAGGCTCGTCAAGCAGCCGGCCGACACCACCGACACCACGCATCCAGCGCGCGACGTGCGGTCCAAGCAGCCGTTCGGTCGCCGCCGCTACGTCCTGACGTGCCTGGCTTTGGCCGCGCTGGAACGCGCCGACGCGCAGATCACCCTCGGTCGCCTCGCCGAGCAGGTCGTGCTCGGTGCCGCCGATCCCGAACTCGTCACAGCCGGGGTCGAATTCACCCTGAGCAGCCGGGCGGAGCGGTCCGACCTGGCGACGGTGGTGCGGCTGTTGCTCGACCTCGGTGTGCTCACCCGGGTCGCCGGGGACGAGGAGGCTTTCGTCAAAGACACCGGCGACGCGCTTTACGACGTGCGACGCCGCGTGCTGTCCGCCCTTCTCGCCGCTCCGCGTGGCCCATCCACAGTAACGGCTGAGGGATTCGAGGACCGCTTGGCCGCGCTGCTCTACGAGATCCCGCCCACCACGGACGACCTGCGCAACCAGCGCATCCGGCATCGCCTCACCCGGCGGCTGCTGGACGGACCCGTGTTGTATTACGAGGGACTCGACGATGCGGAGCGCGCGTATCTCACCAGCCAGCGTGCCGCCATCACCACGCGGATCACCGAGCTCACCGGCCTGGTAGCCGAGGCGCGCGCCGAGGGCATCGCGATGGTGGATCCCTTCGACGACCTCACCGACGTTCGGATGCCGGAAAGCGGCACCGAAGGTCACGCGACCCTGCTGCTCGCCGAGCACCTCGCCCAGCACCCCAACCGCGCCCTGTCCCTGGAAGAACTGCACCGGTACCTCCGGCGCAAGGCCGACGAGCACCGCACTTACTGGCGGCGCAACGCAACCGATCCGGGCGCCGAAGTCGAACTGACCGAGAACGCGCTGGGCAGGTTGGAGGCGCTACGGCTGGTCGATCGGGCGGACGGCTTCGTCACTGCGCTGCCCGCTCTCTCCCGCTATGCGCTGGCCGACCCCACCCTCCAGGAAGCGAAATGACCCGAGAACTGCCGGAACCCGCGTTGCAGCGATGGCAACCGCTGCGAGCCGGCCTGATCGACATGTTCTACTACGACGCCGAGGAGTTCTGGTTCCGCGACGGTCGGCTGCTGCTGCGCGGTAACAACGGCACGGGCAAGTCCAAGGTGCTTGCGCTCACCCTCCCCTTCCTGCTCGATGGTGATCTCTCGCCGCACCGGGTCGAGCCGGATGCCGACCCGAAGAAGCGGATGGAGTGGAACCTGCTGCTCGGCGGCGAACATCCGCATCCGGAGCGTCTCGGTTACACCTGGCTCGAATTCGGCCGCGTCGACGAGCAAGGTGCAGCGGTGTTTCGCACCATAGGCTGTGGCCTGAAAGCGGTATCCGGCAAGGGAATCGCGCGGCACTGGTACTTCGTCACCAGCAAGCGGATCGGCGACGACCTGGCGCTGGTCGATGCGACCGGAACCGCACTGTCCAGGGACCGGCTGATCGACGCGCTCGATGAGCAGGGCACGGTCTACGACCGCGCTCGGGACTACCGACGTGCCGTCGACGAGAGTTTCTTCGGTTTCGGCGAGCAGCGCTACGGTGCACTGGTCGACCTGCTCATCCAGCTCCGCCAGCCGCAACTGTCCAAACGCCCCAGCGAGCAGGCGCTGTCCAAGGCGCTAACCGAAGCGTTGCCCATGCTGGACCAAGCGCTGATCGCGGATGTCGCCGAAGCTTTCCGCAGTCTTGAGGAAGACCGCGAGGCGCTGGCCGCGATGGTCGAAGCACGCGATGCTGCGCAGTCGTTCCTCACCCACTACCGCCGGTACGCGCGGATCGCGGCGCGGCGGCGGGCGGCGCAGCCTCGCCTCGCGCAGGCGAACTACGAGCGGGTCAGCCGCGACTTGAGTGCGGCGGAATCCGAGTTCACCCGAGCCGAGGAAGAACTCACCGCGATCCGGTTGAAGCTCACCGAGCTCACTACCACCCGGAAACGACTACAGGCTCGGGACGAGGCGCTGCGCGCCAGCCCGGAAATGCGCAGCGCGCGCGAACTGGAACTTGCCGGGCAGCATGCACAAAGGCTGGCAGGTGAAGCGAAGCGGATCGCCGGTGAACGCAACCTCGCAGTCGGCAGGCTGGCCACGCAACGTGATCGGCACCATGCCGCGATGCAGCGGCTGTCCGCCGCGCGGGAGACCCTGACCGGCGTCCGACGCTCCGGTGTCGACGTCGCCGACCGTGCCGGGATTGCTGTCGAGCACACCGAGGACATCGATCGGCCGCTGGACGAACAACCTGAGCTGGCGGCGCTGCGCCGAGCTGCCGAGCAGCTCGCGGTTCGGCAGCAGAGAGCGATCAAACACGTGACCGGATTGGTCCAGGCGGTCGATCACGCTGTGCAGGCACTCGCGGCTGCCCGCCGTCGCGTGTCAGAGCTCGACGCGGAAGCCGCAGATCTGGCGGATCGGCGCGTCGACGCCGACAACGAGTTGCGGGAAAACGGCGTCGAGCTGGTGTCGGCGGTGCGCGAGCACCTGGAGAACGCGACGGAACTCCGGCTCGCAGATCTTGCCGCAGTCATGGCCGAGTTGGAGCTGTGGGTGGAGACGCTCGCCGGACCGAACCCTGCCGCGACGGCGGTGAGCGCCGCCGGTCACGCGGCGGCCGGGGACCTCGCCGCGGCGGCGGCCGATCTCGAAGCGCAGGAACGCGCCGGTCGGCAGCGCAGGACCGAACTCACCGACGAGATCGAGCGGCTGGAAAGCGGGGAAGACAGCGCCCCACCGGTTCCACACACGAGGGACAACGCAGCCCGGGAAGGGCGTCCGGGTGCGCCACTGTGGCGGCTGGTGGATTTCGCCGAGAACGTCGACGAGGCACGCCGGGCCGGGCTCGAAGCCGCGCTGGAAGCGGCCGGGATCCTCGACGCCTGGGTAACGCCAGGCGGCGAGCTCCGGGCCACCGACACCAACGATGTCCTGCTGCGGACCGGCGAACCCGCGTCGGTGAACTTGAGTGCGCTGCTCAAACCAGCAGTGGACCGAGCCGACCCGCACGCCGACGCGGTTTCCGACGCCACGGTCATGAGCGTGCTTGCCTCGATCGGGCTCGGTGAGCACGGACAGACCTGGGTCAGCCCGGGCGGGCGGTTCCAGATCGGGGTGTTGGAAGGCGCGTGGCACAAACCAGTCGCCACCTACATCGGGCGCGGCGCGCGCGAAGCGGCTCGCCGCGCCCGGCTTGGCGAGCTGCGCGAAGAACTCGCGCGCGTGCAGGCTGAGCTCGCCGAAGTCGCCGAAGCACGCCGACGGCTTGAGGAACGCAAAGCCAAGCTCGCCGAAGAAGTCGCGGCGGTGCCCAGCGAAGCACGATTGCGTCAAGCACACGCGCAGCTGGCCTCACTTGATCAGGAACACCAGCGGCTCACCGCGCGGCAGGCGAAAGCCGGACAGGATGTCGTGACCTCAACCGCGGTCGAGGAAGCTGCCCGAACCGCGCTGGACGAGGGTGCTGGTGATGCCGGCCTTCCCACCGCACACTCCGAACTATCCGAAGTGGACAATGCTCTGGGCGAGTACCGCGTCGTCATTGCGGGCCTTTGGCCAGCGGTAGACGCAGTCCGCGAGGCCGACAGGCACGCCGGGGAGACTGTGGTCGACTTGGAGCACGCCGAGTCCACGGTTGAAGAGCTGACTGACCGCGCGGGCACGGCAGAGCACGAGGCCGCTGCGGCCGATGAACATCAGCGCACCCTCAGCAGCACCGTTGGCGCGGCGGTGGCCGAGCTGCAGCGACAACTCGCCGAGGTCGCGGAATCCTTGCGGGACAACGAATCCGGCCAGCAACAGACCGGGCTGGACCGGGATCGCGCGATCGAGCAGCGCGGGGCGGCCAAGGGGCGTCGCGAAGAGCTGGGCGAACGGCTCAAGGAGGCGGCCGAGGAACGCGCGACGGCGGCCGAGTTGTTCCGCCGGTTCGCCGGTACCGGGCTGTTGGCGATCGCCTTGCCGGAGCTCGAGATCCCCGACGCGGCCGAAAAGTGGGCCCCGGACCCCACGGTTCGGCTGGCCCGCCGAGCCAACGAGGAACTCGCCGACGTCACCGACGACGACAACGCCTGGGAACGGGCGCAGCACCGCGTCAACAATGAGCACAAGGCGCTGCACGACACGCTGTCGCGGCACGGTAACCGGGCTTCCGCTGATCTGCGCGAGGACGGCGTGGTCGTGGAGATCGAGTTCCAGGGCCGACCGGCGTCGGTGCCGGAACTGACCGGGGCACTGGCCACCGAGGTCGCCGACCGGGAGCGGCTGCTCAACGAGCGGGAACGAGAGACCCTGGAAAACCACCTGGTCAACGAGGTGGCGAGCACTCTGCAGGAACTCATCTCGGCGGCCGAGACACAGGTGGCGCTGATGAACCAGGAGTTGGCGGCCAGACCGACCAGCACCGGTATGCAGCTACGGCTGCTGTGGCGGCCGCTAGAGGACGGCCCAGCGGGGCTTGCGGTAGCCAGGGAGCGGCTGCTGCGGCAAACGTCGGATGCGTGGTCGGCGGACGACAGGGCCGCTGTCGGCGGGTTCCTGCAGGCCCAGATCGCCGAGGTCCGCGCCCGGAACACGGCCGGAACCTGGTTGGAACACCTGACGGAGGCGTTGGACTACCGGAAGTGGAACCGGTTCGTGATCCAGCGGCACCAACACGGGCAATGGCGATCGGCGAGCGGACCGGCCTCCGGCGGTGAGCGCGTGCTCGCCGCCAGCGTGCCGCTGTTCGCTGCGGCATCGTCGCACTACGCCTCGGCCGGTAACCCGAACGCACCGCGCCTGGTCACCCTCGACGAGGCTTTCGCCGGCGTCGACGACAACGCGCGGGCGAAGTACCTGGGTCTGCTCGCCGCCTTCGACCTCGACGTGGTGCTGACCAGTGAACGCGAATGGGGCTGCTACCCGGAGGTTCCCGGGTTGCGGATTTCGCAGTTGTCGAGGGTGGACGGGGTTCCTGCCGTGCTGGTGACGAACTGGGAATGGGACGGTTCGACGCGAACCCGCGTACCCCTGCAGGATTCCGTTGCGCAGCATGGTTTGTGGGGGTAACCCGTTGGATCAGGATCGGCTGCGACGGCTGCTCGGCGATCCTGAGTTGGCCTGGCTGGTCAACCGGATCCGCACCCGAATGGAACGCGGCCAAACCCTGCACGGCACAGTCACGCTCGCTGACGCTACCGCCGCCCAACGTGCCGCCGTGCACAGGCTGCTAGGACGCCGCCCACGTGCTGGCAGCAAGGTAACGGTGTTACTGGACACCGTCGACGATGTGTTGCGCCGATCAGGTGCCTGCGAGGACGGTCTGGCGGCCGCGGTCGTAGCGCTCACCGGACCGGTGTCCGAAAAGGCAGCGGTTGCAGCGAAACTGGCGCAAGCCTGGCAGGATGCGTTCGCCCCGCTGGAAGAAGTGGTCGGCCAGCAACTCGCTGGCTGGTACTCGGCGATCCGCGATACTGGCCTGGTCCGCAGGCTTGCGGGCAGCCCAAAAATCGCCGGCCCGATTCTGCACGATCTAGCTGGGGTCGTTCGGAACCTGCCTGCCGATGGCGAGCCGCTGGGGCACTTCGCAGCACGGGTAACAGGTCGTGCGCATGCCCTGGACGAGGGCCCCCTCGCAACTCTCGCACTCGGGGCCGCACGTGCTCTGACAGGCATCCCGAACGGCAGCGGCTCCGAATGGCGGCACGAGGTATGGGCCTCGGTCGGTCTGCTGCGTGACGACGTGTCCAGCACCGTGT
This genomic interval carries:
- a CDS encoding TIGR02680 family protein, which codes for MTRELPEPALQRWQPLRAGLIDMFYYDAEEFWFRDGRLLLRGNNGTGKSKVLALTLPFLLDGDLSPHRVEPDADPKKRMEWNLLLGGEHPHPERLGYTWLEFGRVDEQGAAVFRTIGCGLKAVSGKGIARHWYFVTSKRIGDDLALVDATGTALSRDRLIDALDEQGTVYDRARDYRRAVDESFFGFGEQRYGALVDLLIQLRQPQLSKRPSEQALSKALTEALPMLDQALIADVAEAFRSLEEDREALAAMVEARDAAQSFLTHYRRYARIAARRRAAQPRLAQANYERVSRDLSAAESEFTRAEEELTAIRLKLTELTTTRKRLQARDEALRASPEMRSARELELAGQHAQRLAGEAKRIAGERNLAVGRLATQRDRHHAAMQRLSAARETLTGVRRSGVDVADRAGIAVEHTEDIDRPLDEQPELAALRRAAEQLAVRQQRAIKHVTGLVQAVDHAVQALAAARRRVSELDAEAADLADRRVDADNELRENGVELVSAVREHLENATELRLADLAAVMAELELWVETLAGPNPAATAVSAAGHAAAGDLAAAAADLEAQERAGRQRRTELTDEIERLESGEDSAPPVPHTRDNAAREGRPGAPLWRLVDFAENVDEARRAGLEAALEAAGILDAWVTPGGELRATDTNDVLLRTGEPASVNLSALLKPAVDRADPHADAVSDATVMSVLASIGLGEHGQTWVSPGGRFQIGVLEGAWHKPVATYIGRGAREAARRARLGELREELARVQAELAEVAEARRRLEERKAKLAEEVAAVPSEARLRQAHAQLASLDQEHQRLTARQAKAGQDVVTSTAVEEAARTALDEGAGDAGLPTAHSELSEVDNALGEYRVVIAGLWPAVDAVREADRHAGETVVDLEHAESTVEELTDRAGTAEHEAAAADEHQRTLSSTVGAAVAELQRQLAEVAESLRDNESGQQQTGLDRDRAIEQRGAAKGRREELGERLKEAAEERATAAELFRRFAGTGLLAIALPELEIPDAAEKWAPDPTVRLARRANEELADVTDDDNAWERAQHRVNNEHKALHDTLSRHGNRASADLREDGVVVEIEFQGRPASVPELTGALATEVADRERLLNERERETLENHLVNEVASTLQELISAAETQVALMNQELAARPTSTGMQLRLLWRPLEDGPAGLAVARERLLRQTSDAWSADDRAAVGGFLQAQIAEVRARNTAGTWLEHLTEALDYRKWNRFVIQRHQHGQWRSASGPASGGERVLAASVPLFAAASSHYASAGNPNAPRLVTLDEAFAGVDDNARAKYLGLLAAFDLDVVLTSEREWGCYPEVPGLRISQLSRVDGVPAVLVTNWEWDGSTRTRVPLQDSVAQHGLWG
- a CDS encoding TIGR02679 family protein; translation: MDQDRLRRLLGDPELAWLVNRIRTRMERGQTLHGTVTLADATAAQRAAVHRLLGRRPRAGSKVTVLLDTVDDVLRRSGACEDGLAAAVVALTGPVSEKAAVAAKLAQAWQDAFAPLEEVVGQQLAGWYSAIRDTGLVRRLAGSPKIAGPILHDLAGVVRNLPADGEPLGHFAARVTGRAHALDEGPLATLALGAARALTGIPNGSGSEWRHEVWASVGLLRDDVSSTVLTLGLPGDDRTATGRALAAWHEAGQPVVLTLRQLVRDPPVFTEQLVSVCENPVVVTAAADRLGSTCRPLICTNGQPVAAVTHLLRLLTEAGAELRYHGDFDWGGLRIANAVLDRFPARPWRFDTESYLAVAARGHDLTGNQVTALWDADLTEALRNTGKAVEEELVLDTLLTDLTPKP